Proteins from one Selenihalanaerobacter shriftii genomic window:
- a CDS encoding sensor histidine kinase, with the protein MQFREEIEYEKIQNEFFANLSHEFKTPLNLIFSGLQLLDNKIKNNNDIDEYKTYTNTIKQNSYRLLKLVNNLIDINKINFKAFNLNLQNYDIVNLIRDITDSIKSYAEDNNRELQFNSDIEERIIACDPFNIERIMLNLLSNAIKFTNKDDEIIVHIYEKKEKIIISVEDTGIGIPEEKQEIIFKRFGQVDTSFTRNSEGSGIGLSLVKKLVEMHEGEIGFKSKYGKGSEFIIKLPIKILEKDIKFKNREVEYDFINKVNVEFPDIYS; encoded by the coding sequence TTGCAATTTAGGGAAGAAATTGAATATGAAAAAATACAAAACGAATTTTTTGCTAATCTATCTCATGAATTCAAAACTCCACTTAATTTAATTTTTTCTGGATTACAGTTGTTAGATAACAAAATTAAAAATAATAACGACATAGATGAATATAAAACATACACAAATACTATAAAGCAAAATAGCTACCGACTTCTAAAATTAGTTAATAATCTTATTGATATTAATAAAATAAATTTTAAAGCTTTTAATTTGAATCTACAGAATTATGATATAGTAAATTTAATTAGAGACATAACAGATTCAATTAAAAGCTATGCGGAAGATAATAATAGAGAACTACAATTTAATTCAGATATTGAAGAAAGAATAATTGCTTGTGATCCGTTTAATATTGAAAGGATTATGTTAAATTTACTTTCTAATGCTATTAAATTTACCAATAAAGATGATGAAATAATAGTTCATATATATGAAAAAAAAGAAAAGATTATTATTTCTGTAGAAGACACAGGAATTGGTATCCCAGAAGAAAAACAAGAAATAATATTTAAGCGATTTGGGCAAGTAGATACATCTTTTACTAGAAATAGTGAAGGTAGTGGTATTGGTTTATCACTTGTTAAAAAGCTTGTTGAAATGCATGAGGGTGAAATTGGTTTTAAAAGTAAGTACGGCAAAGGAAGTGAATTTATTATAAAACTTCCTATAAAGATATTAGAGAAAGATATCAAATTTAAAAATAGAGAGGTAGAATATGACTTTATAAATAAAGTTAATGTAGAATTTCCAGATATATATTCTTAA